The following proteins come from a genomic window of Tepidiforma thermophila:
- a CDS encoding nitroreductase family protein has translation MDLIDGIMTLRAIRRYTPEPVTDDEVLTCLRAARQAPSGGNIQPWQFLVVRDAATREALGEIYRRAYDRYEPAMLAATPPLRDEAEAERHRRTVASARHLAEHFAEAPVAVLFLMPNISMTLRDAEGPLDVGSPYASVYPAVQNFMLAARALGIGTTLTTVIRIYQDEVRQLLGIPDRYEIAALVPMGRPRGRFGVAPRKPLGAVTHWERFGNRRVDLD, from the coding sequence ATGGACCTCATCGACGGCATCATGACCCTGCGCGCCATCCGGCGGTACACGCCCGAGCCCGTGACCGACGACGAAGTGCTGACCTGCCTCCGGGCGGCCCGCCAGGCGCCGAGCGGGGGGAACATCCAGCCATGGCAGTTTCTCGTGGTCCGGGATGCGGCCACCCGTGAAGCCTTGGGCGAAATTTACCGCCGCGCCTACGACCGCTACGAACCGGCGATGCTGGCGGCGACGCCCCCGTTGAGAGATGAAGCCGAGGCTGAGCGCCACCGACGGACCGTGGCCTCGGCACGGCACCTCGCCGAGCATTTCGCCGAGGCGCCCGTTGCGGTCCTCTTCCTCATGCCGAACATCAGCATGACGCTCCGCGACGCCGAGGGGCCGCTCGATGTCGGCTCGCCCTACGCGTCCGTCTACCCGGCGGTGCAGAACTTCATGCTTGCGGCCCGAGCCCTCGGTATCGGGACGACCCTGACGACCGTGATCCGCATCTACCAGGACGAGGTCCGCCAGCTGCTCGGCATCCCCGACCGGTACGAAATCGCGGCGCTGGTGCCGATGGGCCGGCCCCGCGGCCGGTTCGGCGTCGCCCCGCGCAAGCCGCTCGGCGCGGTCACGCACTGGGAGCGCTTCGGCAACCGCCGCGTCGACCTGGATTGA
- a CDS encoding acyl-CoA dehydrogenase family protein has translation MQAAVSSLRDAARAIAPLARAYADQTERDRRLAEPVVTALRDAGLFRMLVPRELGGPEATVADLVDCIATVAEGDGAAGWCLMIAATTGLTAALLPKQGAMEIHGDPASITGGMLMPRGTAERVPGGYRVSGRWAYGSGSPHCTWLLGGVTVIDADGKPEMLPSGHPHFRMAFFPAGSYTVHDTWHVAGLRGTGSHDYEVRDLFVPEHHTVGIGGEPPWVDGPLYRFPMYGLLAIGVAAVGLGIARAAIDELSSLARAKTPTGSRRVLAERAAAQAGLAEAEALLGAGRAFLLDAVASAWAAAEAGDALPIAERARLRLAATYAARSCARAVDICYDLGGGSAIYESSPLQRHFRDMHTLTQHVMVGQQMYEVVGRIMLDLPTDTFML, from the coding sequence ATGCAGGCCGCCGTATCGTCACTGCGTGACGCTGCCCGCGCGATCGCCCCGCTTGCGCGCGCATACGCCGACCAGACCGAGCGAGACCGCCGGCTTGCCGAACCTGTGGTAACGGCACTGCGCGATGCCGGGCTCTTCCGCATGCTGGTTCCGCGCGAACTTGGCGGCCCCGAGGCCACAGTGGCCGACCTGGTTGACTGTATCGCCACGGTGGCAGAGGGCGACGGCGCCGCCGGCTGGTGCCTGATGATCGCCGCTACCACCGGCCTCACCGCGGCCCTCCTCCCGAAACAGGGCGCGATGGAGATTCACGGCGACCCCGCGTCGATCACCGGGGGGATGCTCATGCCCCGCGGAACCGCCGAGCGGGTCCCCGGAGGCTACCGCGTGTCGGGCCGCTGGGCCTATGGCAGCGGCTCGCCGCACTGCACATGGCTGCTGGGCGGCGTGACAGTCATCGACGCCGACGGAAAGCCGGAGATGCTGCCCTCCGGCCATCCCCACTTCCGGATGGCATTTTTCCCCGCTGGCTCGTACACGGTCCACGATACCTGGCACGTAGCCGGTCTGCGGGGCACCGGCAGCCACGATTACGAGGTCCGCGACCTCTTCGTGCCCGAGCATCACACGGTCGGCATCGGCGGGGAACCGCCCTGGGTCGACGGCCCCCTCTACCGCTTCCCGATGTACGGGCTCCTTGCAATCGGCGTGGCGGCCGTGGGACTGGGCATCGCCCGGGCAGCGATCGACGAGCTCAGCTCCCTCGCCCGCGCGAAGACGCCGACCGGGAGCCGCCGTGTGCTCGCGGAGCGAGCCGCGGCCCAGGCCGGGCTCGCGGAGGCCGAGGCCCTGCTGGGCGCCGGCAGGGCGTTTCTCCTGGATGCCGTCGCCTCGGCCTGGGCCGCGGCCGAGGCTGGCGACGCGCTGCCTATTGCTGAGCGGGCGCGGCTCCGGCTGGCTGCCACCTACGCCGCCCGCAGCTGCGCCCGGGCGGTCGACATCTGCTACGACCTCGGCGGCGGGTCGGCGATCTACGAGTCGAGCCCGCTCCAGCGGCACTTCCGCGACATGCATACACTTACCCAGCACGTTATGGTCGGCCAGCAGATGTACGAAGTCGTCGGCCGCATCATGCTCGACCTTCCGACCGACACCTTCATGCTCTGA
- a CDS encoding DSD1 family PLP-dependent enzyme, with amino-acid sequence MRLDDIDTPALLLDLDAVEDNIASMQRLLAGSHVRLRPHFKTPKCPEVARMQLAAGAIGITVAKLGEAEVLADAGLGPILVANQVVGPQKLNRLMALLARKIDITVAVESEFNVRELAEAAREAGVRAGAVIEVDAGMRRCGTATPAETVRLARLLVEEGVNYRGVMGYEGHMYGQPDPIAREALIRDALELVRSHVEALNEAGLPPAMVSTSGTASVPIAASMPFVTELQAGTYIFNDLHNEAFIPGHFRFALTLLTTVIAVKERYAVADCGMKSLTNEFGPPVSVDGRIRAARLSEEHAILVGDGLADLRPGDRVELIPSHGDTTLNLHDVYFVRRGGEIVDTWPILAARRFR; translated from the coding sequence ATGCGCCTCGATGACATCGACACCCCCGCGCTCCTGCTCGACCTCGACGCGGTCGAGGACAATATCGCCAGCATGCAGCGGCTCCTGGCGGGCAGCCATGTGCGCCTGCGGCCCCACTTCAAAACGCCCAAGTGTCCAGAGGTCGCGCGCATGCAGCTTGCGGCCGGCGCAATCGGTATCACGGTAGCGAAGCTCGGTGAAGCGGAAGTGCTCGCCGATGCCGGTCTCGGGCCGATCCTCGTCGCCAACCAGGTGGTGGGTCCGCAGAAGCTGAATCGGCTGATGGCGCTGCTCGCCCGGAAAATCGACATAACAGTTGCGGTCGAATCGGAGTTCAACGTCCGCGAGCTGGCGGAGGCCGCCCGCGAGGCAGGCGTTCGGGCGGGCGCAGTCATCGAAGTCGACGCCGGGATGCGCCGGTGCGGCACCGCGACACCCGCCGAAACGGTCCGGCTCGCACGGCTGCTGGTCGAGGAAGGCGTCAACTACCGGGGTGTCATGGGCTACGAGGGGCACATGTACGGTCAGCCCGACCCCATTGCCCGGGAGGCGCTCATCCGCGATGCGCTGGAGCTGGTGCGGAGCCACGTCGAGGCACTGAACGAGGCGGGCCTGCCGCCAGCAATGGTCTCGACCTCCGGTACGGCAAGTGTGCCAATCGCAGCCAGTATGCCTTTTGTCACCGAGCTCCAGGCCGGGACCTATATCTTCAACGATCTCCACAACGAAGCGTTCATTCCCGGTCACTTCCGGTTTGCGCTGACGCTCCTGACGACGGTCATTGCTGTGAAGGAGCGGTACGCCGTGGCAGATTGCGGCATGAAGTCGCTGACGAACGAGTTCGGCCCGCCCGTTTCCGTTGACGGGCGCATCCGAGCCGCGCGCTTGAGCGAGGAGCATGCAATCCTCGTGGGCGACGGCCTCGCCGACCTCCGCCCCGGGGACCGGGTCGAGCTGATCCCCAGCCATGGTGACACCACGCTGAACCTCCACGATGTCTACTTCGTCCGCAGGGGCGGTGAAATCGTGGACACCTGGCCGATCCTCGCGGCGCGGCGGTTCCGCTGA
- the typA gene encoding translational GTPase TypA, giving the protein MPERRSDIRNVAIIAHVDHGKTTLVDALLKQSHVFRDNEQVGELVLDSNPLEREKGITIMAKNAAIEHRGVRINIIDTPGHADFGGEVERVLNMADGCLLVVDAAEGPMPQTRFVLRKALELGLYPIVVINKIDRPNARPAEVLELTSDLILELATQEYQLDFPVIYASAREGYAGTSPDVRGGDMAPLFAAILERVPGPECDAGAPFRMLVTTLLYDSYRGRIAVGRIHDGAVRPGMAIQRFAHDGGRASFRIGQVFGFRGLDRVELEEALAGDIVAVTGVPDVLIGETLADPSVTEPLPSIALEPPAVKMTFRVNDSPFAGREGQFVTSRQLRERLLREVETNIALRVEDGETPDQFIVSGRGELHLAILVETMRREGYEFAVTRPEVILREGPNGREEPFERLFIEAPESATGFLIEALSGRKAQMVGMHSGEDGRVRFEFDIPTRGLIGFRDVFITGTGGEGIMNTEYLGYRPWAGEIGRHRSGALVASETGTALAYGIAAAQERGILFISPGDEVYTGMVVGLHARENDLDVNVCRAKHLTNIRSSTADIAVKLVPPQPPSLEQALTLITADEMVEVTPRSIRIRKAELNPSLRAREARRAKYAAAEAARS; this is encoded by the coding sequence ATGCCCGAGCGCCGCTCCGACATCCGCAACGTCGCCATCATCGCCCACGTCGACCACGGCAAAACGACGCTGGTCGATGCCCTGCTCAAGCAATCGCACGTCTTCCGCGATAACGAGCAGGTTGGCGAACTTGTCCTCGACTCCAACCCCCTCGAGCGGGAGAAGGGGATCACCATCATGGCCAAAAACGCCGCCATCGAGCACCGCGGCGTCCGCATCAACATCATCGATACCCCGGGCCATGCTGATTTCGGCGGCGAGGTTGAGCGCGTGCTGAACATGGCCGATGGCTGCCTGCTCGTCGTCGACGCGGCTGAAGGGCCGATGCCTCAGACCCGGTTTGTCCTGCGGAAAGCGCTCGAGCTTGGCCTCTACCCCATCGTGGTCATCAACAAAATCGACCGCCCGAACGCCCGGCCGGCCGAGGTGCTCGAGCTGACCTCCGACCTCATCCTCGAGCTTGCGACACAGGAGTATCAGCTCGATTTCCCGGTAATCTACGCCAGCGCGCGCGAGGGGTACGCCGGCACGTCGCCCGATGTGCGCGGCGGCGATATGGCGCCGCTGTTCGCCGCCATCCTCGAGCGGGTGCCCGGCCCGGAGTGCGATGCCGGTGCTCCCTTCCGGATGCTGGTGACCACGCTCCTCTACGATAGCTACCGGGGCCGCATCGCGGTCGGACGGATCCACGATGGGGCCGTGCGGCCTGGGATGGCCATCCAGCGGTTCGCCCACGACGGCGGGCGCGCCAGCTTCCGCATTGGGCAGGTCTTCGGTTTCCGCGGTCTCGACCGGGTGGAGCTCGAGGAGGCCCTCGCCGGCGACATCGTTGCCGTCACCGGCGTGCCCGACGTGCTCATTGGCGAGACGCTCGCCGACCCTTCCGTCACCGAGCCGCTGCCGTCCATTGCCCTCGAACCGCCTGCGGTGAAGATGACCTTCCGCGTGAACGACTCGCCGTTTGCCGGCCGCGAAGGGCAGTTTGTCACCAGCCGGCAGCTCCGCGAACGGCTGCTCCGCGAGGTCGAAACCAACATTGCGCTCCGGGTCGAAGACGGCGAGACGCCGGACCAGTTCATTGTCAGCGGCCGCGGCGAACTGCACCTCGCGATTCTCGTGGAGACCATGCGGCGCGAGGGGTACGAATTCGCGGTCACCCGCCCAGAGGTCATCCTCCGGGAGGGCCCGAATGGGCGCGAGGAGCCCTTCGAGCGCCTGTTCATCGAGGCTCCCGAGTCGGCGACCGGCTTCCTCATCGAGGCGCTCTCGGGCCGCAAGGCCCAAATGGTCGGCATGCACTCCGGTGAAGATGGGCGCGTGCGCTTCGAGTTCGATATTCCGACCCGTGGCCTCATCGGCTTCCGCGACGTGTTCATCACGGGAACCGGCGGCGAGGGCATCATGAACACCGAATACCTTGGATACCGGCCGTGGGCCGGCGAAATCGGCCGGCACCGCTCCGGCGCCCTGGTGGCCAGCGAGACCGGGACCGCGCTCGCCTACGGCATCGCTGCCGCCCAGGAGCGCGGCATCCTGTTCATCAGCCCCGGCGACGAGGTCTACACCGGGATGGTCGTTGGGCTCCACGCACGGGAGAACGACCTCGACGTGAACGTCTGCCGGGCCAAGCACCTTACCAATATCCGCAGCTCGACGGCTGACATCGCGGTCAAGCTCGTGCCGCCTCAACCGCCGAGCCTGGAGCAGGCGCTGACGCTCATTACCGCTGACGAGATGGTCGAGGTGACCCCGCGCTCCATTCGAATTCGCAAAGCCGAACTCAACCCGTCGCTTCGCGCCCGCGAGGCCCGCCGGGCGAAGTACGCCGCCGCGGAGGCCGCCCGCAGCTGA
- a CDS encoding ATP-dependent Clp protease proteolytic subunit, which produces MPFVIESDGRRERAYDIYSLLLKERIVFLGTPIDAMVANLVVAQLLYLAREDDEKDIMMYINCPGGSVTAGLAIYDTMNLIRPQVSTLCMGLAASMGTVILCSGAKGKRYALPHSTIHLHQVLGGAQGQARDIEIQARETLRLQRVLRTIIQERTGQPMEKIEQDTDRDFWLDPPAAKEYGLIDEILDRPPKGEGSPNGKIAAG; this is translated from the coding sequence ATGCCGTTCGTGATCGAGAGCGACGGACGGCGGGAGCGCGCCTACGACATCTACTCGCTCCTGCTGAAGGAGCGGATCGTCTTCCTCGGCACCCCGATCGATGCGATGGTCGCGAACCTCGTCGTCGCCCAGCTTCTCTATCTTGCCCGCGAGGATGATGAGAAGGACATCATGATGTACATCAACTGCCCGGGCGGGAGCGTGACGGCGGGGCTGGCCATCTACGACACCATGAACCTTATCCGCCCGCAGGTTTCCACGCTGTGCATGGGCCTTGCGGCCAGCATGGGCACAGTCATCCTCTGCTCGGGCGCCAAAGGCAAGCGGTACGCGCTTCCGCACAGCACCATTCACCTGCACCAGGTGCTCGGCGGCGCCCAGGGTCAGGCCCGCGATATCGAAATCCAGGCCCGCGAGACGCTCCGCCTCCAGCGCGTGCTTCGCACCATCATTCAGGAGCGGACCGGTCAGCCGATGGAGAAGATCGAACAGGACACCGACCGCGACTTCTGGCTGGACCCGCCTGCGGCCAAGGAGTACGGCCTGATCGACGAAATCCTCGACCGGCCGCCCAAGGGCGAAGGGAGCCCGAACGGGAAAATCGCTGCGGGCTGA
- the sucC gene encoding ADP-forming succinate--CoA ligase subunit beta has translation MKLHEYQARDLLAKNGVPVTAGRVAATPAEARKIAEELGGKVVVKAQIHAGGRGKGRLVEQAETAEMYQKLVSDPENYSGKVRGDRVGGVRLADTPEEAEQAAAAILGKYLVSIQTGPEGKLVKHVLVAEQTDIAKEYYLAAIIDGMQGCPLIMASAEGGQEIEVVAHRNPEAIVRMPVPPAAGYSPYIGRTLAARLGFTGDQADQFGRVVEGLYRTLMATDASLVEINPLALTTDGRVVAVDAKLNIDDNALFRQKELAAMRDLDEEDPLEVKAQQLGVANFIKLDGNIGCIVNGAGLAMATMDTIKLAGGEPANFLDIGTVNDPQRVVNAMKVILEDPAVKAILVNIFGGMARVDIIAQGVIEAHRQMKIDVPVVMRLVGTNLAEGEQLIQESGLPLIRANGLFEAAKKAVEAANAA, from the coding sequence ATGAAGCTTCATGAGTATCAGGCGCGCGACCTGCTCGCGAAAAACGGCGTGCCGGTGACGGCAGGCCGCGTGGCTGCCACCCCGGCCGAGGCGCGGAAGATCGCCGAAGAACTCGGCGGCAAGGTCGTCGTCAAGGCCCAAATCCACGCGGGCGGCCGCGGCAAGGGCCGCCTCGTTGAACAGGCGGAGACCGCGGAGATGTACCAGAAACTGGTCTCCGACCCGGAGAACTACTCGGGCAAGGTCCGCGGCGACCGGGTCGGCGGTGTGCGGCTCGCCGACACCCCAGAAGAGGCCGAGCAGGCCGCCGCCGCCATCCTCGGGAAGTACCTCGTCTCTATTCAGACCGGCCCTGAAGGCAAGCTCGTCAAGCACGTGCTCGTCGCCGAGCAGACCGACATCGCGAAGGAGTACTACCTCGCCGCCATTATCGATGGCATGCAGGGCTGCCCGCTGATCATGGCCTCGGCCGAGGGTGGGCAGGAGATCGAGGTCGTCGCGCACCGAAATCCCGAGGCGATCGTTCGAATGCCCGTTCCCCCTGCTGCCGGCTACTCGCCGTACATCGGCCGAACGCTCGCCGCGCGCCTCGGCTTCACCGGCGACCAGGCCGACCAGTTCGGCCGCGTGGTTGAGGGCCTCTACCGGACGCTGATGGCCACCGATGCCAGCCTTGTCGAGATCAACCCGCTCGCCCTCACGACCGATGGCCGGGTCGTCGCCGTCGATGCCAAGCTCAACATCGACGACAACGCGCTCTTCCGCCAGAAGGAGCTTGCCGCCATGCGCGACCTCGACGAGGAGGACCCGCTCGAGGTCAAGGCCCAGCAGCTGGGCGTCGCCAACTTCATCAAACTCGACGGCAACATCGGCTGCATCGTGAACGGCGCGGGCCTCGCTATGGCGACGATGGATACTATCAAGCTGGCGGGCGGCGAACCGGCGAACTTCCTTGACATCGGCACGGTCAATGACCCGCAGCGCGTGGTCAACGCCATGAAGGTTATCCTCGAGGACCCGGCCGTGAAGGCGATCCTGGTGAACATCTTCGGCGGCATGGCCCGGGTCGACATCATCGCCCAGGGCGTCATCGAGGCGCACCGGCAGATGAAGATCGACGTTCCGGTCGTGATGCGGCTGGTCGGGACGAACCTTGCCGAAGGCGAGCAACTGATTCAGGAGTCCGGGCTCCCGCTCATCCGGGCGAACGGCCTGTTCGAAGCGGCGAAGAAGGCCGTGGAGGCCGCGAACGCGGCCTGA
- a CDS encoding PP2C family protein-serine/threonine phosphatase, giving the protein MTDVQHGRAGSIEWAAATDIGRRRDENQDAWLAEETPAGLLLGVADGMGGHPNGAWASRYALALFAQGVRAKGARAAAPNRVDLGRVARETNANLRREAARIGTPGAGTTLVAALIQSNRVRWVNVGDSRLYVAADEELLQISHDHNLAAGPGGDPRLANILTRCLGSDTAEPDVGVVKLGAGVLLATDGLYLLVPEGSLRDALAAPVLAEAAEWLVELANDAGGPDNITVLLARPIATG; this is encoded by the coding sequence ATGACGGACGTTCAACATGGCCGGGCCGGCTCCATTGAGTGGGCTGCGGCGACGGATATCGGGCGCCGGCGGGACGAAAACCAGGACGCCTGGCTGGCCGAGGAGACGCCAGCCGGGCTGCTCCTCGGCGTGGCTGACGGGATGGGCGGTCACCCGAACGGGGCCTGGGCCAGCCGCTATGCCCTCGCCCTGTTTGCACAAGGCGTGCGGGCAAAAGGCGCGCGGGCTGCGGCCCCGAATCGCGTCGACCTCGGGCGGGTCGCCAGGGAAACCAACGCCAACCTCCGCCGCGAGGCGGCCCGGATTGGCACGCCCGGGGCCGGAACCACGCTGGTCGCAGCACTCATCCAGTCCAATCGCGTTCGCTGGGTCAACGTTGGAGACAGCCGGTTATACGTTGCGGCTGACGAGGAGCTGCTGCAGATTAGCCACGACCACAATCTTGCCGCGGGGCCGGGCGGGGACCCGCGGCTCGCCAACATCTTGACCCGCTGCCTCGGATCGGATACGGCCGAGCCGGATGTCGGTGTGGTTAAGCTCGGCGCCGGGGTCCTCCTCGCCACCGACGGGCTTTACCTGCTCGTGCCCGAAGGGTCACTTCGCGATGCCCTGGCCGCGCCGGTCCTCGCAGAGGCCGCTGAGTGGTTGGTTGAGCTCGCCAACGACGCCGGCGGGCCCGACAACATCACCGTCCTCCTGGCCCGGCCGATAGCTACCGGCTAG
- the serS gene encoding serine--tRNA ligase — protein MLSLQFIRENTDRVRRDMLLRNADVNIDRILQLDEQRRALLQQVESLRAKRNAASKAIGASKDPAEREARIAEMRLVGDEIERLEGKLRSIEDELQRRLYEVPNIIDESVPRGPDETSNVVVETVGEPREFDFVPRPHWELGVIVDGLDIERGAKMSGSRFYVLKGPLARLQRALIQFMLDEHVAAGFTEAYVPYMLSEASLLASGQLPKFRDNLYRDAEEDFYFIPTAEVALVNYHRDEIIPPGQLPQRFVAHTPCFRREKMSAGRDVRGIKRGHQFEKVEMFVYCEPEASPAEFDLLVSRAKHIAAALELPHRVVALCSGDLGFNAARTFDLEVWAPGQGEWLEVSSASNCLDFQARRANIRYRPAPDAPLRHPHMLNASGLALPRTVIAVMENYQQPDGSIVIPEPLRRYMNADVIPAVTPLPPQRD, from the coding sequence ATGCTGAGCCTGCAATTCATCCGTGAAAACACCGACCGCGTCCGACGCGACATGCTGCTCAGGAATGCGGATGTCAACATCGATCGCATTCTCCAGCTTGATGAGCAGCGGCGAGCGCTCCTCCAGCAGGTCGAGAGTCTCCGGGCAAAGCGCAACGCCGCGAGCAAGGCCATCGGTGCGTCCAAAGATCCGGCCGAGCGCGAAGCCCGTATCGCTGAAATGCGCCTCGTCGGTGACGAAATCGAGCGGCTGGAGGGCAAGCTCCGCTCCATTGAAGACGAGCTCCAGCGGCGTCTCTACGAGGTCCCAAACATCATCGATGAATCCGTTCCCCGGGGCCCGGACGAGACCTCGAATGTCGTCGTTGAAACCGTCGGTGAGCCCCGGGAGTTCGACTTCGTTCCGCGGCCGCACTGGGAACTCGGCGTCATCGTCGATGGGCTGGACATTGAGCGCGGCGCGAAGATGTCGGGCTCGCGGTTCTACGTCCTCAAAGGTCCGCTCGCCCGGCTGCAGCGTGCGCTCATCCAGTTCATGCTCGACGAGCACGTCGCCGCCGGGTTCACGGAAGCGTATGTGCCGTACATGCTCTCCGAGGCGTCGCTGCTCGCCTCCGGCCAGCTGCCGAAATTCCGGGATAACCTGTACCGCGACGCCGAGGAGGACTTCTATTTCATCCCTACCGCCGAAGTCGCACTCGTGAACTACCACCGCGACGAGATCATCCCGCCCGGCCAGCTGCCGCAGCGGTTCGTCGCCCATACGCCCTGCTTTCGTCGCGAAAAGATGAGCGCCGGCCGCGACGTGCGCGGCATCAAGCGCGGCCACCAGTTCGAGAAGGTCGAGATGTTCGTCTATTGCGAGCCGGAGGCCAGCCCCGCCGAGTTCGACCTGCTCGTGAGCCGGGCGAAGCACATCGCCGCAGCGCTCGAGCTGCCGCACCGGGTGGTCGCGCTGTGCAGCGGCGACCTCGGGTTCAACGCTGCGCGGACGTTCGATCTTGAGGTTTGGGCCCCCGGCCAGGGCGAGTGGCTGGAAGTCAGCTCGGCCTCCAACTGCCTGGATTTCCAGGCGCGGCGCGCCAACATCCGCTACCGCCCGGCCCCGGACGCGCCGCTCCGCCACCCGCATATGCTCAATGCATCGGGCCTTGCGCTCCCGCGGACCGTGATCGCAGTGATGGAAAACTACCAGCAGCCCGACGGGAGCATCGTCATCCCGGAACCGCTGCGCCGGTACATGAATGCCGACGTGATCCCGGCGGTAACTCCTTTGCCGCCGCAGCGGGATTGA
- a CDS encoding NUDIX hydrolase, with protein sequence MEPLERHHTATAYIVAGGRTLLLWHRGLRMWLPPGGHLEPNEDPVQGAIREAREEAGLAVEVIPPPGLIAVERPLVLPPPAVILIEDIVRSDQPFHQHIDHVYFTAALEQVDFEAPVPHGPHRWVTLQDLRIAVALPEPGGTLVPVAEDVRLLGIRAIEAAANRGSVPGC encoded by the coding sequence GTGGAGCCGCTCGAACGGCACCACACCGCGACGGCCTACATCGTTGCCGGAGGCCGAACCCTGCTCCTCTGGCATCGGGGCCTGCGCATGTGGCTTCCACCGGGCGGCCACCTCGAGCCAAACGAAGACCCCGTGCAGGGCGCCATCCGCGAGGCGCGGGAGGAAGCCGGGCTTGCCGTGGAAGTCATCCCCCCGCCGGGGCTTATCGCCGTCGAGCGGCCGCTGGTGCTGCCGCCGCCCGCGGTCATCCTCATCGAGGACATCGTCCGGTCCGACCAGCCGTTCCACCAGCACATCGACCACGTCTATTTCACTGCGGCCCTCGAGCAGGTTGATTTTGAGGCGCCGGTGCCGCACGGCCCGCATCGCTGGGTCACGCTTCAGGATCTGCGCATCGCGGTTGCGCTCCCGGAACCCGGTGGTACGCTCGTCCCCGTTGCCGAGGACGTCCGCCTCCTCGGCATTCGCGCCATCGAGGCAGCCGCGAATCGCGGGAGCGTACCCGGATGCTGA